In one window of Zingiber officinale cultivar Zhangliang chromosome 11A, Zo_v1.1, whole genome shotgun sequence DNA:
- the LOC122031220 gene encoding polygalacturonase ADPG2-like, which produces MAGQNLIVSLFVLLLLASSSAATEILADKSSINNVLDFGAIGDGNTNDTLAFVNAWSAACHNSTTRSTLIIPAGKTFLLSRINFEGPCNNFIYVALHGNLKRTNEIWQEGFSWLLFIQINGINITGSGELDGQGTDWWSCKEKKQCPDDAPNSLHMMSCTDAQIRGLRLINSTMMHVSVAKSERVDISNIIIIAPKDSPNTDGIHVQESKFVNISNSIIGTGDDCVSLSEGVEDITIRNVTCGPGHGISIGSLGKDESRATASNIYVSNCTLTQTTNGVRIKTWQGGSGFARNISFVNITMNDVSLPIIIDQYYCPNSVCDVHESAVEVIDVKYIGVTGSSSRDVAVALNCSQSVPCNGIVMDSVNLWHANEGEEVQSHCINANGSARNQVTPAVSCLTQGNLAS; this is translated from the exons ATGGCTGGACAA AATCTTATCGTCAGTCTGTTTGttctccttcttcttgcttcttcctCTGCTGCTACTGAGATTTTGGCTGATAAGTCGTCAATAAACAACGTCTTAGACTTTGGAGCCATAGGAGATGGCAACACCAATGACACTCTA GCGTTTGTGAATGCATGGAGTGCAGCTTGTCACAATAGCACGACACGCTCCACCTTGATCATTCCGGCAGGGAAGACATTTTTGTTATCTCGTATCAATTTCGAAGGACCCTGCAACAACTTCATTTATGTAGCG CTTCATGGAAACCTTAAACGGACAAATGAAATATGGCAAGAAGGTTTCAGCTGGCTTCTTTTCATTCAAATTAATGGCATAAACATCACCGGCTCCGGCGAGCTCGACGGGCAAGGGACAGACTGGTGGTCATGTAAAGAGAAAAAG CAATGTCCAGATGATGCACCCAAT AGTCTACATATGATGAGTTGCACCGATGCACAGATTCGGGGGCTGAGGTTGATCAACAGCACCATGATGCATGTATCGGTGGCGAAGAGTGAGCGAGTCGATATCAGCAACATCATCATCATCGCCCCCAAGGACAGCCCCAACACCGACGGCATCCACGTCCAGGAAAGCAAATTTGTAAACATCAGCAACTCCATAATTGGGACAGGAGATGACTGTGTGTCACTGAGCGAAGGTGTTGAGGACATTACTATACGTAATGTAACATGCGGCCCTGGCCATGGAATAAG CATTGGGAGCTTGGGCAAAGATGAGTCCCGGGCAACAGCATCAAATATCTATGTCTCCAACTGCACCTTGACCCAAACAACCAATGGAGTCAGGATCAAGACATGGCAG GGAGGTTCTGGATTTGCGAGGAACATATCATTTGTGAATATTACCATGAATGACGTGAGTCTCCCCATTATTATAGATCAGTACTACTGTCCTAACAGCGTCTGCGATGTCCAT GAATCAGCAGTAGAAGTGATCGATGTGAAATATATTGGAGTGACAGGAAGCTCATCGAGGGACGTAGCAGTCGCTTTGAATTGCAGCCAAAGTGTGCCTTGCAATGGCATCGTCATGGACAGTGTTAATCTGTGGCATGCAAATGAAGGAGAAGAGGTGCAGTCTCACTGCATCAATGCCAATGGATCTGCAAGGAATCAAGTCACGCCTGCTGTCTCTTGCTTGACCCAGGGAAACCTTGCTAGTTAG
- the LOC122031221 gene encoding polygalacturonase ADPG2-like codes for MAEQSVIVISLFVLLLLASSSAATEVLADASIYNVLDFGAKGDGNTNDTPAFVSAWNAACHKSTTPSTLLIPAGKTFLLSHINFEGPCNNFINVMVEGNLKRTNEIWPEAFSWLLFIQIKGIKISGSGELDGQGANWWSCNEKNQCTQDRPHNLHMLGCTDAQILGLRSINSPMMHISVGNSERVNISDITIVAPENSPNTDGIHVQESRFVDIRNSIIGTGDDCVSLSEGDENISVNNVTCGPGHGISIGSLGKKGSRATASNIHVSNCTLTQTTNGVRIKTWQGGSGFAKNISFENIIMNDVLNPIIIDQYYCPDSFCDASSSGVEVIDVKYIGVTGTSSSEVAIALNCSQSVPCSGIVMDTVDLWSANKGGKVQSYCISANGYTRNQVTPAVSCLTQ; via the exons ATGGCTGAACAA AGTGTTATCGTCATCAGTCTCTTTGttctccttcttcttgcttcttcctCTGCTGCTACTGAGGTTTTGGCTGATGCGTCAATATACAACGTCTTAGACTTTGGAGCCAAAGGAGATGGCAACACCAATGACACTCca GCGTTTGTAAGTGCATGGAATGCAGCATGTCACAAGAGCACGACACCCTCCACCTTGCTGATTCCGGCAGGGAAGACATTTTTGTTGTCTCATATCAATTTCGAAGGACCTTGCAATAACTTCATTAACGTGATg GTTGAAGGAAACCTTAAACGGACAAACGAAATATGGCCAGAAGCTTtcagctggctgcttttcattcAAATCAAAGGCATAAAAATCTCAGGCTCCGGCGAGCTCGACGGCCAAGGGGCAAACTGGTGGTCATGCAATGAGAAAAAC CAATGTACACAAGACAGGCCCCAT AATCTACATATGTTGGGTTGCACCGATGCACAGATTTTGGGACTGAGGTCGATCAACAGCCCGATGATGCACATATCTGTGGGGAATAGTGAGCGAGTCAATATCAGCGACATCACCATCGTCGCCCCTGAAAACAGTCCCAACACCGACGGCATCCACGTCCAGGAAAGCCGATTTGTCGACATCAGAAACTCCATAATTGGAACGGGAGATGACTGTGTGTCACTGAGCGAAGGTGATGAGAATATTTCTGTCAATAATGTAACATGTGGCCCTGGCCATGGAATAAG CATTGGGAGCTTGGGCAAAAAAGGGTCCCGGGCAACAGCATCCAACATCCATGTCTCCAACTGCACCTTGACCCAAACAACCAACGGAGTCAGGATCAAGACATGGCAG GGAGGTTCTGGTTTTGCGAAGAACATATCGTTCGAGAATATCATCATGAATGACGTGCTTAACCCCATTATTATAGATCAGTACTACTGTCCTGACAGCTTCTGCGATGCCAGT TCATCAGGAGTAGAAGTGATCGATGTGAAATACATTGGAGTGACAGGAACCTCATCGAGCGAAGTAGCAATCGCTCTGAATTGCAGCCAAAGTGTGCCTTGCAGTGGCATTGTCATGGACACTGTCGATCTGTGGTCTGCAAATAAAGGAGGAAAGGTGCAGTCTTACTGCATCAGTGCCAATGGATATACGAGGAATCAAGTCACGCCTGCTGTTTCTTGTTTGACTCAGTGA